The genomic interval ACACATCTGTAAACAGTGTATATAGCGACTTACACAGATCTTGCGTTGCAAAAACGAAACCGTTCGTTTGTTGTTaatccgccattttgaattcacTAGAAATGGAAATAGCGGAAAAATGACGTCGCGTTACAAACACCAATCAGAGCTGAAAACGCCTCATTCTGCGACTGCGGTGGATCTTGAGAGTCCGCCGTCActtctgtgttaaaaaaaacCCCGACTATGCCCGTCTAATGTTAGAAAGCATTTATATAAAATTGTGTAAGAGAATACAAACATGAACATTATTAATTctaatttgattatttatagATGACAAGAACATAAACAGGCTgaattagatagatagatttcaaagaggatattttgagaaatgtacgtagtttttcttcttttcccATATGTCAATGATAACCAAAACTATTTAGTTACcaatatttaaaatgtcttattttgtgtttcacagattAAAGATATAGCCATTCAGATTTGGAAGaacatgaaaaaaaatgaaaaaaagaaaatgatgacagattgTTCATTTGTGTTGACTTTCCCTTTAAGCAGCATGTCACTAAAAGAAAACTGAAAGATGGACcacacagaaaacacaaaataatactttgtcaaaagtgtgtttattgatataataaatgtaaacaacttctttgcatatttacattttctttGATGTCTATGGCTAATTTGTATTACTGAGATAAACTTTTCAAGTGTCAGAATGCAAAACAGTATTACACTGTATACGAAGAGGCACTTCATTATCCTCTGTCTGAGGTACCTTCAAGTGCAGTTttcctttaaaaatgtaaaaatcatcATATAACAAACAAttgacattttcttttaaaaaggaCAATCTAATTGTTTGTACAATCAAATAAAAACCTCATCTCACTGTCAGAAATCTTTCAAATATttacaatttctttttttttctacgATTGCTTCCacatgaaaattaaaaaaaacacacacagttagTGAAACCTGACACTCAAGGAGCAAACCCTCTGTCCAGATTTGCACGACTATAGTCACATCctgcacattttttttctcacttCACTACACACACTTCTCTACATTAGACACAGAAATCTAACAATGTCACTGCTTTCCAAAATACCACTTCAATGAACCAATTGTTTGAAAATGGCCGTCAAGTGTGCAGACACTTGTAAGTGCCTAAATGTTAACTCAACAATCAGATGTAAGCACTTTAAAAAAGGCAACCGGTGAGTTAACCTGTCTTCAACAAGAATGGAAGGCAATGTTGTAGTAAGAGGAAGAGGGAGAGGGAGTATGAGAGGGTGAGCCTgtggaagaagaggaagaggtaGACCTGGAGGAGGATGTGGACAAAAAGAGACGAGGACCATATTAACCAGATGCGATTCGAAATGCTGTAGACCATGTGTTGGCACTAAGAGAGGCTGGACAGAGGGTTCAGCCCAACCTTAGCAGATATACTGTTTCTACAGTAATTCTGACATTTCTCAAGAgcacaggtaaaaaaaaaaaaaaaaaaaaaaaaaaaaacactaaacttTTCTCTGCTGTCTACAGTTTAATCAGTATAATGTAGCGTACTTTATGACCTCCATCAGTACTTTTGGTACCCATTCACTGTATTTCATGTTTGAAACAATGTCTTGTGTGCTGTCCTGTGACATTTTACATACATTTTGATTGGTCTACATAGGATTGAGTGTGTAAGTGGTGTGTAAGTGGTTCAAACATAATTAGATTTGAATGTCAAAATTGGGATTTGTTAAATTAGTGTTTAGTTTAGAACTGAGGTGTTTCTTCTACTCATGTGtgaattgtgtgtagtgttttgacaAAACAGTCTTTTTAAAATCGAGCTTAAGcaatcattaaaaaaactgtAGTTGAATCACACCATTACAGTAAATTGTAGTGCAccaaaatgattattaaaaatgttaagtTTTCATTTAGCTGAAAACCAGAAATGAAACCGAAATTAAGTTTTGTTAATTCAATTTCGGTGATTGGCTCAAGATGTCATGTTCAGGTGATAAATGAAACCAAGTAAACTTCTTCAGCAACAGGCCGCCTCATGATATTTCAGTCAAACTAATTTTACAAATTGTCACTCTAGCATAATTTTTGTTTATGATGAAGAGCATTTTGCTTATCTACATTGTTTGTAAGAAATAGACACTGACACAGAAACGCATTTAAAAATCTATGTTTCAGTTTATGATTACACCTTTCTGCATACAGTACTGTTCTGCATACtgcatacagtattgttcaaaagtttggggtttggaatattttacataaaaaattgtAATTGGTTGCTGaaatatcggtgcatccctagcaGTAAACACCACTAATTTGTTAaaataaactatttttattCTAATCACTGAAGAGTTACTGTTCGACCAGCTCCTCTAAATCCTCCCCTCCCTCTTGTCAAGCCTCGTCCCCCTCTTGTCACACCAacccctcctcttcctcttcctcttcccaACCCCACAATGTTTCCTCTTCCTCTACCCCTTCCACCCCCCACAATATTTCCTCTTCCTCTACCCCTTCCACCCCCCACAAAGTTTCCTCTTCCTCTGCCTCTTCCAGCACCTATAATGTTTCCTCTTCCTCTGCCTCTTCCAGCACTTATAATGTTTCCTCTTCCTCTGCCTCGTCCACCCCCAACATTGTTTCCTCTTCCTCTGCCTCTTCCGTCTCCTTCAACAGCTCCTCTTCCACCGCCCCTTCCCCGTCCTTGCCCTCTGAACCTCAGGTCAGTGAAACGGTCATTGAGGGATACGGTAGTCTgtgtaacaaaataaaaacagaggctctaaaagctgatagaaaagggaaaaaaagtatTTCCTATCTTAACAAAAACTAAGCCAATAAAATTCAATAAATTTCTGACCCTCCTACTTTACTGGGTGTACAGGTTGTGCCAGATGGCTAAACTCACCTGGTTAGTGGTTGCTTTGTAGTTAAATTGCAAAGGAATCCCCTTAGGTGAAGAAGTACCGGCTCCTCTAGAAGATCTGCCCCTTAACACTGCCCCACCCCTCCTAGTGTGATTAGGTGTTATCCTGAAGGAAAGAAaaaagcaagagagagagagacaaagaaaaggtaaataaaaaaaaacaaaaacagatgtACCAGTGAATTAGATGCCAGCGAGGAAGGTTCATTCACTCACACAGCAACAGGTGCAGATTTAGCATTTGGCAGGGAAACTGTCAGCGTTGAGCCAGATGGTGCTGTTCTTTGACTTCAGTATGTGTGTTGATGTGGGTGTgacagacacagagagagaaacacATTTTGTTAACACACCTTGAGATGACTTAAGGATATGTCATATTAACACGTAAAGAAACTCACCTTCTTATTTTCTGATACTTTTGTAATTTCTCAGCCATTTTTGTGGTAGAAAACTAAGGAAACAAAAGAACTATAGGTTATAAAACAAAATCAATCCACGTGTAAGTAGTTTATAATGTAACTTTTCCCCCTTCTTACTCCTCTGTCTAATACGAATGGTCTTCCACCCCGTTGTCCTCTTGCTGACATTGCACccctacaacaacaaaaacaattacAGTACATTAAATTATTGAGCCAAAGCATGACTATTTCTACCAACTGGATTTGAATACAATCCTGTTACATTAGATGTTTTATTATcagggttttattttttatacatttagacacatatgtgtatttttagATTCTGCTCTGTTTTATTGTAGGagaatataatattaaatacttTATTATATACACAGCGATAAATACTTTAGTTTTATTTAGTTAGGTTTTCTTTAGTATACTTTATTACTAAGACTGGGATTCTTGCATTTGATTTGGTATTGGTATGTTTAGATATATTCATCAAATGCCCTATCATTACtacataatacataaaatactgtaatattattatagtTGTAATGGGCGGTGAATCAGGAACAGGCTGAAGAATCAGAAGATCAAAATACAAACTGAAACTTTAATAATAACGCTCCAACATAACAGATCCAGATGACTAGACCAAGACTGAGTGAACGAGATAATTAACtaaacacagctgaacagaaCTTAACTAACAGGGTAACCTAGGAAACTGACAAGAATATAAGTTTAACCGCTAGAggttgcttattcaaaacaataacaaagacGTAGCTTGATGAGGACATGAATGAGCATGGAATCATGAGAGGCATAGTCTTTATCTCTACAGCTGATGGAAAGAAAGAGTGTTCATGAGTGAGCAAatgtattaaagttttattaacattactgtagtatgaagcagggtgCGGCTGAGAGCCTGGGTCATTTTAAATTGCTGTTTTTAGTTGTGCTTATATGCCACAATCAGAcactattttgtgtttttttatgcatattttacGATCAAAGTTACGTTTagcaaatttaatctgtccgcgagtgtcgtctagcaactctcaatacccttctgagctgtattcccctaactcttgccgggccaatcacatcgtgtatagagtcggtgggaaGTTATGATATaatgttactctgtgtgttcgcttggtggctgctatgagacacttgGTGCACGCTGCAGTAAGCTAGACCAATAATAGaatatcataataataaaagctGGATGACTTGAGTTGCTAAATGGCATgcaattcattttaaaacattgtaTAGTggaaaaaatgctgtatttgcTACTACAAATAAAGCTGTTTTATTTTGCTATGTTAGCCACTTACTTTTTGGGTACAAACATACTACTTgcagtaaatcaagaaaacaagagattcaaacaataagactaGCTGTGTAATCGAACTGTGTTACCGattaaacagacaagctactgtagttcaaattgttcaagaagttaatgctggttctgacagaaaggtgtctgaatacacaGGGCATCGCAGcctgttgcgtatggggctacATAGccgctgacccctgtccaccgttGAAAGCGCCAATGTGAGCATCATAAATGGAccaccacagagcaatggaagaaggtgacgtggtctgaagaatcatgttttcttttgtaTCACATGCATGGCCAGTGCATTCCctacttacctggggaacacattgCACCAGAATGCACTATAGGAAAAAGGAAGCAATGTGATggtttgggcaatgttctgctgggaaaccttgggtcctgtcatctatgtggatgttactttgacacataccacctacctaagcattattGCAGACCGTGTACACCCTTTAATGGAAATGGCATTCCCTAGTGGGTGTGGCCACtctcagcaggataatgcgcccatgccacaaagcaaaaatggttcaagaatggtttgaggagcacagcaactagtttgaggtgttgacatGGCCCCCTAATTCACCCTTCACGGCGAGTTTGATTGGCAGGCgctctgaccaatcacaacgcCGATATTGTGCGCCCCCCCGTTGCTATTCGCCATTTGTCCGACAAACAAACCACCACGCTTAGTAGACTGATGTAGTttttaacatgaaaaattgtaaaaatgtgCTCGTATGGGACTTGCAACGCAGACAGCAGGTATCCAGAAAGGCTTGGCGATGTAGTTTCATCCGTTCCTGAAACCTGTCCGAAATCCTCATCTGTCAGAATTCAGACAACGCTCTACACAAACTTCACGTCTGAATTGTGTCATACAAGTCTAGCTTATTGGTACAGTAATTTATACCACAGTAATTTAAatggttcatcatatttggtaTTTATATCCTCATTTATAAATCGTGAAAAACAACACACCTGTCATTGCTGTAGTGACAGAAGATGGGTTTCCGTTTTCGGTTCACCTTCGCCACTAACGTTACAACAGCTGTTACGGGCTGCAGTGTCATTTTTCTGCCACTGTTGTGGCAGGCTTGTGGAGGTCTGGCCTGTAATACTGGTAATATTTGGGCTTTACAGAGGTCCAGGGTATAGATAAGACCAACTGCATGAGCACAGAAACCTGTGGAGCTAACCACACATTATGTCCTTACCTTACAGCACACTTAATAATGTTACGGTTGTTAGCTAACGGTAGCTGAATAACTGAATATGATGTTATATATGATCTTTTAATGATTATAATAGTGAGCAGACACCCAGCTTGCTTTACGGGAACAGTGTTGCTCCTTAATGTTGCTATCCTCTCTCTCAATCGCCAAGTAATGCGGTTGTTCAGTTTTACTCTGTCACTTGTAGGCTTTGGCTACgatctttattttgtttatttcatttcTAGTCACGTTCACATCCTGAAAAAAATCCCTCAAATGCATAAAGCAGACATTTCTTTCTGCTTCTGTCTGAAATCAACATGTCATTTTTCCAGAAATTGATCACTATTTCCCCAGGGAGTGCACGAATTGACAGTGGGAGCGCCATTGCGGGTATCGAACACTTGTAGGACatatagcaacagtaactaaggggGCTGGTCTTTGCGAAGGGtgaattccccagatctcaatccaatcgagcatctgagGGATGTGCTGAATAAACAAGTCTGATcgatggaggccccacctcgtaacatacaggacttaaaggatctgctgctaacatcttggtgccagatatcacagcacaccttcaggggtctagtggagtccatgcttcgatgggtcagggctgttttggcagcaaaagggggaacAACACAATATAAGGAAGGTGGTAATAATATTCTGCCTAATTGGTGTATATAtaacaatgattttttttctgtcgataaaggtaaccaaacagttgcttacctgtttaataaaacacaatattttAAAGCATATTTGGCATTTCTGTGCGGAAATCAAGGGTAATTTGGATATAATGTAATTGAAAGGCGACACAATGACACGGGCCACTACACTGGTTAAATAgctgatttctctggatttttaggaaacatttgggataataaAAATTCAAAgtcaatataatatataacattgttctagtgattttttatattttaatccaaaaatcttacatattgtgcctttaagatgATAAAGGTAAAACAGAGAAGAGATAGAACCTGCTTAGTCCGCCTCTTCCTCTACCTCTTCCTCGTCCTCTGAATGTCCCCCTCGATGTGAATGTGGTCTGGTCAAACTGTCCACCCTATGTCAAGGAGAGAGCAATAACTGGTTTCAATTACATAATTCTATTTAAGCCACAGAAACAACAATACATTTCATACCGTGGTAGCAGCAGCGTCTCTGTTTAGTGAACCCCCTCTTGACACCATTCCCCTCCCGGTTCCCCTTTGTCTCCTCAAACCTCTCAACCTGCTAGGACCTGTGGGACAAGCCTCTATTAGAAACTTGTTTACCAAGCATTtaaatacagttcacttgaagcaTTTTTACAGATCTGGCCAGGCAGAAGTCACATGTCAATAGTCAAAATTTATCAGCTGTCACAAATGTAAGTGTGCTTGCCTTGGTACTGCTGCGCTCCTCGCCTGAGTCCCCTCTGCTGCTGTGGAACCTGATTGAGTTTCTTCAAGACGTTGTCCCTGTTAGAAGCACGTTTACTTCTAGCTCTGTTTGCCTTCTGCTCTTTCTTATTCAGCTTTATAATGTCATCTGTGAAAACAAAaggcaaaaaaagtgttgtttaccAAAAGAGTAAACATTCAATTTAAAGATGaatgatataaaaaatattttaaaaagttaaaatttgGATATACTTCTGTGAAATCTACTTTATATTATTGATAATACACTAATAGGTGTAAGCCTATTGGTGTTTTGACTCAGTATAAGTATATTATGAATTGAGAACTGAATTATTTTCCACAGAACGCTTGAATAGAGTCTACAAGGGCGCACCCTGACTACAGGTGGATGAAAGTTTTATTTTccttatagcctacttttaactcatttttttaattcacgtatcattaaagtaatttattatCCTGCTAAACTCAAGGCAAATGATTTGTGCACGAGCACGTTGGTGACAGCTGTTGAATGTTTGTGACAGCTGAGTGAGCTGACCACTGTTTCTCTACAAGGAACACCACAGAAGCGAAACCATACGGATCCTGCCAACGCATCCAAATCACAATGTCTATCCTCGCAATTACTAACCTAAAGACAGGTCGATTTTGTCCGAACTTGAAGCGTGAGACTCCTGCATTTGATCTGTACTCTCCATCTGTACCTCATTCTCCCCCATTTCGTCTTCCAAGTGTCGTTATGCACGCAAAAGTTTCAAAGGCGTCACGTGTCAGTGTTTCTGACGGCTCGAAAAATCTAAAGTATTTATACTCGGTTACTTCCAAACGTGACAGAATACAGAAACGCCAACAACAAGACAATGAAACTTTTAAAATCGACCAGGTTTCAAGGCGCTTTCCTTGTGTTTATTTGTGTCGATCAAGTGAATGGTGAGACCCAGCCCAGCAGCACGTGAATCAGACGACCAATGAGGCAAGTGCCCTTAAAATAGCGCAATGTCTAATCCTGGACAGGGTCTGTCCATTTTTCTCTCTAAATAAAACAAGTTTCCTCtcagtattatattatattaaacactattatACATTAGTAGTATAAATATACTACTAATGTataatagtgtttaatataaaaTGCTATTTAAAAATGCTATCATAAATGAAGGCTATACCCAGTGTTTACACTATGTCAAAATTCATTGTAAATTGTAaagtaattttcttttttataagaaagtcttcttcttttcttctttcttcACTCGTCAATTAGCCTAATGAGTGATACAGCTGCAGCCTACTGTTGCTGTGGTTAGCATGGCTTTGTACCAGTAGAAAActgggagtatattcaaatgatcatgctaaaaaaaaaacagattataCAAAATGACGATATTTGCCCAGAAATCCCAGAAATAAATTACCTAAATCTCTCGTCTAAGCTGGGTGATAAGGCAGAAAGCACggtcattcgaatatactcacTGAtttctgatacaaagccatatgctaaatcactgaagtaacgtTTAAGAAGTTGCCTAACCACTGCAGTTTACCATCATTACTTGACGAATAGGactttttggccagaggctaaagactaaaGCCAGCAgaaggagctatttccgcatgttttcaaacCAGCCAGGAATGGGGGCATCTCACTCACAGCACTCCGCTCGGACAGccggcattcatgtaaacagagcggtgcggagcaaagtgagtgtttcaacttttcaaataaATTTATATGAAAGTTAAGTTTCCAAAGGCTTTAACTGAAAACTCGCCAAAATGAACACGTGCTGAACTTATGCCAGGgccgcgattacctcagctcttcgCTCTTGtggtgaatgtaatctgactcctgtgCTGCGACTCTCACTCagctcactcacattatattgaacagacacattcagtttttgaatgtatatgttctctaactgaactaagtGATTTATTAACACTACGGAGAGGCTTTGTCGCGGTGGGCAAGTGATCCAGTtaccagtagcggtggctttgggagtggcctcctACGGCAGCggagcaagtgcattctgggagttgttgtctttcattcgCATGaggcaaaaatacattttctcttttctcagtctagaaggcaccgaattcaaaataatttctactacattatgacccagtttaaatacaaagcttaatgctaaatcactgaagttactttttaaggatGACAGATAAATACCATGGCTAAATATGTGCCCTCTGCAGTTTTTATTacattgtttacattttataaaattttattacttttctttttagttttatttatttcaaaactgttttaatAAAACAGTCCATTTTAGAAGAGAGCTTTTTACATATATTCTTGTAATAGCATAGTTAAGTCACTAATCAAAAGTTTTAATGGAATATTGCAATATTTGTTATAAATGATCTATTCAGGCTCATCAAGGATGGGACAAGAATGACAACCACAGAATGGCCTACattgaataaacaaaaataacttagacataaatacataaataaataaaacaataacttAAGATAGACataaagttaaataaaattatgaaatgtttacaaaaagaaatacattttaaacagctctcatatttttttaaacataatatttaggtccccccccccccccccgcacacaaacacatacatttaTGAAATACATTTATGAAATACTGAAATGAAATttttatgaaatttaaaaaagataggctttttttaatgtaattaacaaTTACATTTATGAAATACTAAATGTATCTAAAAGAAGTAGCAGATGAATTAACTAATATTCCCTATTGACAAGATTTGAGATACTGAAGTGcagatgtcatcaaaatcaatCATCCATTGGTGGAAGTGAGAGAATGCTTCTCTAATtgtgaattttgtcattgtcttggagcacactagcttatagataaaaagcaatatatatatatatatatacacatatatatatatatacatatatatatatatatatatatatatatatatatatatatatatatatatatatatatattattattattattattattattattattattattattattatagatttTGTAATGGGGTCATTACGTTCCAAGGATTTTCTCTATTCAGCCGCAAGGGTTCGCCTTTGAGCTCCACTGGCCCATTCTCTGTAGCCTAGAGCCTACCACACTCACCGCAACCCTACCACATGAAAGGATACGCCCTAAAAGGAAAGTCATTAAACCCATCGTTTACCTTTTCACTCAACAGTTATTTAAGAGATTAAAAACGCCTATATGACTAAATTATAAACTGTAGCTTTTGAAAGTGATGCAATCAGAATCCATTATTCTCGCCTCACATAAATATCCCCGATGACAAAATACATAACACTGGTCTAATtatgtaaaacaaaaatatgaatggTTTCTCTTGGTCATCCTTGTACCTGCCGTTAGAGCTGTGCCAAATCCCCCGCCCCTTTCCAGTAGTAGCCCTTCCCCGCCCCAACTCCGTCTGCGTCCTCGGCGCATGCGCGGCACGCCAGGCAGCCCCCTATTATTATTGTAAGAATAATTTCACTTATGAAAATGGCGGCGAGTCAGGGAGCTGTGGGACCCGCGGCGGCTCTCCAGAGCCAGCATTATCTGAACGTCGCGCACTGGAACCCGGGCGTGatgcaacagcagcagcagcagcaccaGCACCCGCTACACACCGCACGCAGTCTGGAACGTGCACTGGAAGATGCCGTCTGCTCCGGGATGCTCAACATCAGCGGAAGAAAACTGCGCGAATACCCGGGGCTCAACTACGATCTGACCGATACTACACAAGCAGGTGGGTCCCGCAGATGTGGGATAATCTCCTTTCGTGCTCCACTGACACGCTTCTCACTATTCTTGTTTCACGAGGACAACAAAAACATAAACCGAAGAGCGTGGGTGCCTTTTTGGTGCATTTGTGCGGTGTGTCAATGGGTGTTTGTGTGTTCACTACAATGGAGCCAGTGCACAtggtgtgtgtaacgttacAAGAGAACCGCCTATCACGCGTTATCTCTCGTGTTTTTTGTAGCTTGCGTGCGGTGACAAGCAAATTTAGACTTGGCATTAGAAATACTTGCTTTGGCACTGGCGTCTCTGTTTTGGTTCCACATCCCATTTTTTACATATCATATTTCACGAATAAATGAAACTAGACTTCAGCTTGAACGATAGAAGATAATTTTTATTATCTTTGCTCCAGTAATTCAGCAagttttcacatgcaaacccgtTGTCACCACTGCAGCCTATCTATAGCCTACTAACAGCACGCGACAAAGAATGCTCTCTTTATATTTGACGGAGCCGTTTTATGTATCATTACGGGAACAGTTTATTTAGTGGATATGGTATTCATGGAtggtaaaatttaaaaaaaaaaaaaaacatttttgaaaccGTAGGTAAATGCAGATAGAGGCTGTAGTGCCAGACAAAAGATGCAGCCCATCGTCTCTATAATAACGCTCCTTCATCCTCTCAGCGCAAGTCAACGTGCAAGCAACTGTGAATGCCATTTAAACACTCATTTTATTTTCAGCTAATCTTTAGAATTATGATTTAGATGTTTGTAATAGTATAACAAGCTGTTGTTTATGTAAATGATTATTGGTCTTGCAAATCAGAGTCTATTGAGCACTAGGCCTATAAGCTCTATTATAAATATTGCAGAATTATATGGATTAGCTAGTAAAAAATGAAATGGCTGCATCTCTTTCGGAAGTGTCTGTGGTCTGTAATGGTAGTCTTGCTGCAGCAAAC from Pseudorasbora parva isolate DD20220531a chromosome 3, ASM2467924v1, whole genome shotgun sequence carries:
- the si:dkey-17o15.2 gene encoding uncharacterized protein si:dkey-17o15.2, with the translated sequence MGENEVQMESTDQMQESHASSSDKIDLSLDDIIKLNKKEQKANRARSKRASNRDNVLKKLNQVPQQQRGLRRGAQQYQGPSRLRGLRRQRGTGRGMVSRGGSLNRDAAATTGGQFDQTTFTSRGTFRGRGRGRGRGGLSRGAMSARGQRGGRPFVLDRGFSTTKMAEKLQKYQKIRSQRTAPSGSTLTVSLPNAKSAPVAVITPNHTRRGGAVLRGRSSRGAGTSSPKGIPLQFNYKATTNQTTVSLNDRFTDLRFRGQGRGRGGGRGAVEGDGRGRGRGNNVGGGRGRGRGNIISAGRGRGRGNIIGAGRGRGRGNFVGGGRGSPSHTPSPSSSYYNIAFHSC